In Eucalyptus grandis isolate ANBG69807.140 chromosome 4, ASM1654582v1, whole genome shotgun sequence, the following proteins share a genomic window:
- the LOC120292595 gene encoding nuclear pore complex protein NUP98A-like, translating into MEMTMLMLKESGLLNSFWIEAIYTVVYILNECLGRKRLLKRIPILRASNATDPFGTLTGSSENGRTSTGVFGATQPSSPFSTVPVFGASSSPSFGTSTPASGASSTLALGSSSSIFGGSSLFGQNPAFGGFGSTTPTSPLRSTRQQTQPAFRSSVLVSSLTSGASAFEQSSGGPLGSNQSLGRQVTQPILLPQNILVTQTLLALKWGAPCLVELQLVFLVLLNPLRLFLLRLPLVLHLHHLWNFNTASGASSTPAFGSSSSAFGDHGTS; encoded by the exons ATGGAGATGACAATGTTGATGCTAAAGGAAAGCGGCCTTCTCAATTCGTTCTGGATAGAAGCAATCTACACAGTTGTGTACATCTTAAATGAGTGTCTTGGGAGAAAGAGACTATTGAAAAGAA TCCCAATTTTGAGGGCAAGTAACGCAACCGATCCCTTTGGCACTCTAACGGGGAGCTCCGAGAACGGTAGAACTTCAACTGGTGTCTTTGGTGCTACTCAACCCTCTTCGCCTTTTTCTACTGTGCCTGTCTTCGGTGCTTCATCTTCACCATCTTTTGGAACTTCAACACCCGCTTCTGGTGCATCGTCAACTCTTGCTTTGGGAAGctcttcctcaatttttggtG GATCTTCTCTTTTTGGACAAAATCCTGCTTTTGGTGGGTTTGGTTCGACTACTCCAACAAGTCCTCTTAGAAGCACAAGGCAGCAAACACAGCCGGCATTTAGGAGCAGTGTTCTTGTTTCCTCCCTAACCTCCGGTGCATCAG CTTTTGAGCAATCATCTGGCGGTCCTTTGGGATCCAATCAGTCTTTGGGCAGGCAAGTAACTCAACCAATCCTTTTGCCCCAAAACATTTTGGTAACCCAAACCCTTTTGGCACTCAAATGGGGAGCTCCATGTTTGGTGGAACTTCAACTGGTGTTTTTGGTGCTACTCAACCCTCTTCGCCTTTTTCTACTACGTCTGCCTTTGGTGCTTCATCTTCACCATCTTTGGAACTTCAACACCGCTTCTGGTGCATCATCAACTCCCGCTTTTGGGAGCTCTTCCTCAGCTTTTGGTG ATCATGGGACAAGTTGA